The stretch of DNA TCAGCCCACCGTGGGGCGTGTTGTGGTAGATGTCCGTCACCCAACGGATCAGGGCGAAGGTGAAGTCATCCAAGGTCAAGACGGCCCGCTTCTCCGGATCGGCATCACCTTTCTCGATGATGCTGCTGAAGGTGTGACCCGTCAGTCGTGGCGCGAAATCGCTTGCGAAGGTTCCGAACACCCGCTCGATGATACCGCGGTTCTCAGGCACACCGTTCATCGCCATTTCCCATGCGACGCCGAGATCGCTGGCCGACATGCGAAACCGCTGCGACTTGAAGGCCGCGCCGCCGTCGAAAACGATCAGTTCAGGCGTGCCATGCATGTCCCAAGGCGTCATGCCGCCCACAGCATCTGACCACGCGCCTTTGTTGGTCGTGATCATCTGCAGAAGCTGAACAGCCGCTTCCTCTCCGGGATTGCGGCTCAACACCATCCCAACGATGCAGCGCGTGGCACAACAGATTGCAGCGGTCAGTGTCCAGCGACCACACTTTTTGCGCTTAGCCTTGCCCGATCCGCCTTCATCACCTTCGACGTACAGACCCAGCGAGCGCTTCTCGTCATCCTCCAAGAGGTCATAAATCCCGCTGCTCTGCATCAGCGTCATGACATCGACCGTCCACTCGTCAATCTCAACGTGCTCCAAAGGCCGCGTCACCGTGACACCGTTCAGAACCGGTCGGAACTTCTTGCGTGCGGCGGCTTCCCCGTTGCGGGCCAATTCAACCTGATAGGGATCAAGCGCACGGATGGCGCGGCGCACGGTTTCGCGGCTGGGGATTGTGAGCGGCGATTGTCCATTCGCGGCGCGTTGCTCGTTGCGATCGTGGAAGCTGATTTGCACCTGCTCATGAACATGCTTGATTGTCGGCTTTTCAGGGGAGAGATACGTGCGCACCTCTTTCATCATCAGACCGATCGCTTCCGGGCCCATCCGGTTCGATCGGTTGCCACGGCAATCGATCCGGTCGACAAGACCGCTCCGGCCGAGGTTGTCCATGGCACTCAGCCAACGACGCAAGGTGCGCGGCGACGGACGAACGCTGAAGTCTTCTCCTTTTGGCAACTTCTCCTTCCCCGACGGGTTAAGATTGTCGGAAAGTTCCATGGCACGCCCCATCAATGCCGCCATGTTTGCCTTGATGGACTCGTCCGTGAATTTCAGAAGTCCTTCGCCGTGCATGTCGAGAGCAGCCTGGCAATACGCTTCTTTCTTGCTCGACCGAACCTTGATGCCACCGACGAGACCACCGTGAGCAGTGCTCATCTGCAATTGGCGCTTCGCAACGAAGTGCGGATCGAAATATCCACGCTCAACCCGGATCGCATGCGCATTTCCGAGCCGCTGCATGTCCTGATGAGTAAATTGCTGAGCGAGTTGCGTTTCATCATCGCGGACGAACACAAAGCCGACTTCTGTTTCCTGGTGGAGCCGGTAACCTACGCCTTCAATGGTGACGCGATCAAATTTGCCAAAGGCGTAACGGGCGTTTTGGTTGGTGAACGAGAGATCCATGGGAATTTCCTTTCAAGGGATCAGGCGGCATGAAGCCGCTGGACAGCCTGCCTAGGTCGGCAGGCGATTGAACTGAGTGAGAGACTGGAGAGGTCAGAGTGATGTCGGCAGAGTCTCTGTCAGGTCGTTGAACCATGCGTCGAACTTGATGCGCTCCAGCGGGTGGCGCGCGCGGAAAAATCCAACAGCAAAATCAGGAGTCTGGTCGCCAATCGGCTCAATGGCGCAGGGCGCATTATACAAAATGCAGGTCATTCAGTGTCCTTTCACCAGGCATAGAGAGGTCCAACCCAAGCGAGGGTCGCCTCGGCGGACTCAGAAAAGAGGGGGGGGAGGCCGGCCGCGCGGGATGGTTCACAGCGGGCCGACCTCAAGAGACGATGATCAGATCATGCGTGCTCGCAACACTTCGGTGCTGCGTTCGATGCGCTCGTGGCGCAGCATCTGAAGGTGGCCGGAACGGATCAGGCGCGCGACAGCTCGAAAACCCATCCCTTCGAGGCGGGTTCGATCCACCAGATCACCGATCGTTGTGACAATGGGCGCATTGGCCAACACGTCCCGAGCAACCGGATCGGCGAAAGCATCAGGGCGACGTACTGAGTGGAACAGCTTCGCATTGTGCAACTCGACCGGGCAGACGTCCTCTTCGGTGAACAAGCGGAAA from Tateyamaria omphalii encodes:
- a CDS encoding Mu transposase C-terminal domain-containing protein, with product MDLSFTNQNARYAFGKFDRVTIEGVGYRLHQETEVGFVFVRDDETQLAQQFTHQDMQRLGNAHAIRVERGYFDPHFVAKRQLQMSTAHGGLVGGIKVRSSKKEAYCQAALDMHGEGLLKFTDESIKANMAALMGRAMELSDNLNPSGKEKLPKGEDFSVRPSPRTLRRWLSAMDNLGRSGLVDRIDCRGNRSNRMGPEAIGLMMKEVRTYLSPEKPTIKHVHEQVQISFHDRNEQRAANGQSPLTIPSRETVRRAIRALDPYQVELARNGEAAARKKFRPVLNGVTVTRPLEHVEIDEWTVDVMTLMQSSGIYDLLEDDEKRSLGLYVEGDEGGSGKAKRKKCGRWTLTAAICCATRCIVGMVLSRNPGEEAAVQLLQMITTNKGAWSDAVGGMTPWDMHGTPELIVFDGGAAFKSQRFRMSASDLGVAWEMAMNGVPENRGIIERVFGTFASDFAPRLTGHTFSSIIEKGDADPEKRAVLTLDDFTFALIRWVTDIYHNTPHGGLNGETPVKAWRRLSKEYGVLPPPDMEMMRLCFGQQRQYRLDKTGITILGVSYQAEHLQTYMRRKDPHMVDVRWHPKDIGTILVRLGKEWFEVPALDTSLKGVAAQTWLTAIRHTRSANPTSNRLDNVAVREAIKAINDRNEQAKQASSLNLEDWSEERMERAERDLLAGVEFFERKAPAQQKGELGHHIPSTEELTGVPMDHNAPKKPSGGATAPSDLPAKPTNITIEED